TCAGCCTGAACAGTGAGATTAAGGTTATCGAGGCGCTCAACGAGGTGAGCGGCCGCCTCGGCAAGATACATCGTATCATCATCATGATTGAGCTCGGCGATCTGCGGGAGGGGATACTGCCGGGTTCGCTGGTGAAGTTTTATCGGCAGGTGTTTCAGTTGCCGCACATCGAGGTTATTGGAATCGGCGCCAACTTAGGCTGTTTGGCCGGTGCGGTGCCTACAGTTGATCAGTTCATGCAGCTCTTGCTTTACCGCGAATTGCTTGAGCTGAAGTTCCAACGGAAACTGCCGATGGTCTCTGCCGGTTCTACCATTTCCCTACCTCTTATTCTAGAGGGACTGCTGCCGAAAGCCATCAATCACTTCCGCATAGGTGAGGCGCTCTTCTTGGGCACCAATCTAATTGATGGGGGCACGTTACCCGAACTTCGGGACGACGTGGTGCTGCTTGAGGCAGAGATCACCGAGATCAAGGAGAAGGGCCTGGTTCCGCTGGTTGAGACCAGTGCCGTGACTCCTTTCGAGAACGGTATGAACCAGGAAGAGATTTCGCCTGGACAGCGGGGGTATCGGGCGCTAGTAAATGTTGGGCAGCTGGATACGGATGTCGCCGGGCTTGCGCCGGTCAACAAGGAGTATAAGATCGCAGGCGCCAGCAGCGACATTACCGTTATCAATGTTGGCGATGAGAGTGGTGGCCTTAAGGTCGGGGATAAGATTCGATTCCATCTCAATTACTCGGCGTTACTCAGGCTAATGAGCGGTAGTTACGTTTTAAAGGAAGTAGAACCACCTCTTGAAGAGTTCCAGAAGGACCTGCAAAACGAACAATGCAAGGTCTCCCCCGCCATCTCATCTAACCACCAAGAAAACCAGATAAGCTTGGCCACAGATGGATAAACAACTCAGCCGAGCGCAGCAGCGGGACAGGAACGTGTGGGACTCATGCGTGCACCGCTACGAAGAGCATGTTGTCTGCGGACATCCGGATATAGTGGCATACGAGGCCTTTGAGGAGGATTTTCTCGACCGTCTCCTGCTTTATCTTGTCCGTGAGCGTGGCCGGTCCGTTCAATTATTTGACGTCGGCTGTGGGTCTGGCCGTTTACACCTGCGCTATGGTCTGAAAACGGCAAATGATGCGGACTTGGACCCAGATTCGGCCGAAAAGCTCCGCCGAGCGCGCCAATCCCTTCCCGTTTGCGGGTACGACCCCTTGCTGGCGCGACGGCTGCGTTCCGTCGGCGGACTGGATTTCTCAGAACACATGATCGAGCTGGCCAAAGAAAAACTTGTTTCCGCTGGGCTGGGCGCCTTGATTGGCTCGAAGTTGTTTTTCCGGGTAGGCTCCGCTTTTGAGCTAGGACCATTGAAGAAGTACCCGCTGCCGGTAGTCGTGTCACTCTGCAACAGCATCGGCGTCATGCAGGGCCCGTCAGGCGCGGCGGAGCTCTTCAAGACTATGCGCCGAGCTGTCGAGGCCGGCGGCGGAATCGCCCTCATTAGCGGCTATCTTCAGGAGGCAGCGCAGGCTTTCGCACTCAGTAATTACGAATCCACTATGGATGTCTGCGGGCAGCCACTATGGCTTGAGCCGGACACCTATGCCGATTCCCGCCATATTCAGGTTCCTCAAGGCTACAGAAGAGCTCATGGCGCACAGCAGACTCTCAGCATCGATGTATTTGACCGAAAAGGCCGACTTGTCAAGCAAGGTTTTATGCTTCGGCGCGACAAGGCGGCTGTCAAACAGGTGATCAAGACAGGTCATATTCAAACGCACACTGACTACGAGTCCTATTGGTACAGCGCGGACCAATTTGACGCCTGGATCAACGAATATTGGCCTAAAGGCATGACCTACCATCTCATTGGGAAGTCTATCGACGCCTTGCGCGCTGAACCTGTTCAACTGGCAGTTCTAGACGTCGGAGGGCGGCTTAAAGGATTGCTCGAGCGCTGGCAAGCCGTGTAAACGCCAATCACTGCGGCGGTCGCCTTTTCTGCGTCTAGCGCTCTCAACGGAGGAGACCATTGTCTAATCAGTTGATACTCTGGGCCATCGTTATCGGATATGTCGTCTTCGTTTTTATCAAGGGCGTTCGCAAAGCAAAAGAGGTTGGGAGCACCGACGACTTCTTGGTCGCTGGGCGCAACGTCGGTTGGTTCTTTCTCTTCTGCACGATGGGCGCCACCGTCATCGGAGGCGGGGCCTCGATCGGGGCGATCGGCAAAACCTACGATTGGGGCATCCTAATGCTCCTGGTCTCAATGGGATGGTATATCCATTTCATTTTCTCGGGCCTGGTCGTAGCTCCAAAGTTCCGAAAAGCGGAGCTCTACACGGTGGCGGGTTATTTTGGGCACCGTTTTGGTGAGGGCCCGCGATTCTTGGTTCTGATTCTCTCTCTTCTGTTCTCAGTCTTCATAGTTGCCGCACAGATGGCCGCATTCGGCTGGGTTCTGTCCGCGATCCTACCCCAGTTTGCGGAAACGCAGAGCATTCTGAATTGGGCGATACTCATCGGTGGCTCCATGGTGGTGATTTACAGCACGGCTGGCGGGCTTCTGGCGGTAATTCACACTGACGTGTACCAGTTTGTCGTGCTTATGGTCGGTTTTGTCGTAACGCTTGCCGCCTGTGCGCCGACGATTATCCTGCACTGGGATGGCGTAACGGATATGATCAAACCTGAATTCTTTCAAATGGAGGGTGGCAAGGGGTGGTTATTTCTCATAACAACCTTTCTTGCTTTCCTTCTGGGCGAGACGTTCGCGCCCGGCTACGCGACGCGTTACTGCGTCGGCAAGAATATCAGGCAGACAAAGATAGGCATTGCCGGGGTTGGGTTCTTTCTGGCAATCGTCTTTCCAGTCGTCCTATTCTTCATCGCGCTTTATGCACGGATAAACTTTCCCGATATCGAACCTCAGCAAGCGCTGCCGATGGTCGTCAAGCAGCTGAACAACCCCGTCATCGGCGGGATGATAATCGGCGCACTGCTGATGGCTGTAATGTCATCCGCCGACTCGGCCCTCAACTCCTCCACGGCTATCTTCGTCAAGGACCTCTTCGAGCATCAACTTGGCTGGAAGGACAAGGGAGATGGGAAGATGCTGAGGCTTGCCCGTATCTGCTCTGCCGGCCTGGGAGGCGCGGCCATACTGGTCGCAATCCTTTGGTCAGACATCATCGGTCTATTACTGTTCACTTATCATGTTTGGGCGCCGGCGATAATCCTCCCGGTGGTCGTAGGTGTGCTGTCTAAGAATCGGTCCAAGAGACTCTCTAGGGACATCTTTGTCACGATGCTCGTGGCCACAGGGGCAACACTGGCCTACCGAGGCCTCCTCTTCCTGAACGCCAGGCTGGACTGGGCGCCTCTTGGCAAGGCCGCGTATGAATTCATGGACACCTTTGACCCATCTGTCTTTGGCGTTGCGGTCTCTTGTCTTGTCTTTCTGGGCCTCAACCTGTTCCTCAGACGCAAGCAAATACCGGCGGGGCAAAAGCAGTAATCGACTGGGTTGTATTGACGCGCTCTGCGAGGACTCGGGGTGCGGCACCGCCACGTCTGAGTGCATAAGCGAACGTCAGACTAAAAGAGCACAACAGCTGGTAGAACGCCCGTCCCATGCATAAGGTTGACCACGATCGCCAGCGGGATCAGCAGCAAGAACAACATCGATTCCCTTATCGTCCGAAGCACCGCGCGCTCCTCGATCGCCATCACACCATCCTTCCAGGCGCCCCGGCGGTATTTCCAAACGGCAGGGAGAAACCGGGGCGTTGCCATGCGGTATCGGTCGTATTCTGCGCCGAGCTCCTTTGAGAGCTTCCCCTCTTCTCTCGATATGACCGCAAAGTAGTAAAGGACGAATAGCGGAACCATGAATACCAGCAGAAGCACGTTCTCAAACGCGATCGCCACGCCCAAGCACAGAATGCCGCTGAACGAATAGAGCGGATGCTGCATCATTGAATATGGGCCGGCAGATGTCAGCTTCTTACTTTTTTTGCCGCTGATATACAGAATAGACCAGACTCGCCCGAGACCACCCACGATTATCAGCGCCGGGCCTAGGACCTGCATGACATAGCACGTCACGGAGTCCCCAGGGAAGGAATGTCGCGTGAAAAGGATCGTGGGCACCAGCACAACGAGCGCAAGCCTCGACACACCTAGACGACGCGTTATGAAGAACTTGGCTATCCTTGACCTGCGCTTCGGCGCCTCGCACCGACCCAGTGTGACCGGGCTCTGATTCACCCTCACCTAATCCCGTAGCTCACAAACCAATCTGCCATTGGCATTAGTATTACCACAACGGGGCGGTGCAATGCAATGCCCGTTCGCGAGCTACGCAGCGCATAGAACTTCTTGTTGTGATAACTTCAACCAAACAGCAACATGCTTATCACCACCGGTTCTTGATCTTTTTATGCCGCCACGTATGGTTGTCTTTTGTACTGAAGTTCCTAAGCCATAAGTTCAAGAGAGGTTGAATATTCTTGCAGGTAATAGCTGTAACCGTCAGATTGCGCCAGATGGGTTCTTTTGAGCAGTGTGCTTGTCGCCACCTATGGCTCGACCCCGGCAATCTCTGTATTGTCGGCTCGAAAGGGAGAGAGCGATTTGGCCGGGTCGTTTCTGGCC
The bacterium genome window above contains:
- a CDS encoding alanine racemase; the protein is MSRVIINLDALEHNVAVVSGWMKRQGASWTVVTKVLCGHTDALTALQLLGVRSMGDSRLDNLRAIERIIPDFEAWYLRGPSLSSIEETVRLADVSLNSEIKVIEALNEVSGRLGKIHRIIIMIELGDLREGILPGSLVKFYRQVFQLPHIEVIGIGANLGCLAGAVPTVDQFMQLLLYRELLELKFQRKLPMVSAGSTISLPLILEGLLPKAINHFRIGEALFLGTNLIDGGTLPELRDDVVLLEAEITEIKEKGLVPLVETSAVTPFENGMNQEEISPGQRGYRALVNVGQLDTDVAGLAPVNKEYKIAGASSDITVINVGDESGGLKVGDKIRFHLNYSALLRLMSGSYVLKEVEPPLEEFQKDLQNEQCKVSPAISSNHQENQISLATDG
- a CDS encoding class I SAM-dependent methyltransferase, with the protein product MDKQLSRAQQRDRNVWDSCVHRYEEHVVCGHPDIVAYEAFEEDFLDRLLLYLVRERGRSVQLFDVGCGSGRLHLRYGLKTANDADLDPDSAEKLRRARQSLPVCGYDPLLARRLRSVGGLDFSEHMIELAKEKLVSAGLGALIGSKLFFRVGSAFELGPLKKYPLPVVVSLCNSIGVMQGPSGAAELFKTMRRAVEAGGGIALISGYLQEAAQAFALSNYESTMDVCGQPLWLEPDTYADSRHIQVPQGYRRAHGAQQTLSIDVFDRKGRLVKQGFMLRRDKAAVKQVIKTGHIQTHTDYESYWYSADQFDAWINEYWPKGMTYHLIGKSIDALRAEPVQLAVLDVGGRLKGLLERWQAV
- a CDS encoding sodium:solute symporter family protein; this encodes MSNQLILWAIVIGYVVFVFIKGVRKAKEVGSTDDFLVAGRNVGWFFLFCTMGATVIGGGASIGAIGKTYDWGILMLLVSMGWYIHFIFSGLVVAPKFRKAELYTVAGYFGHRFGEGPRFLVLILSLLFSVFIVAAQMAAFGWVLSAILPQFAETQSILNWAILIGGSMVVIYSTAGGLLAVIHTDVYQFVVLMVGFVVTLAACAPTIILHWDGVTDMIKPEFFQMEGGKGWLFLITTFLAFLLGETFAPGYATRYCVGKNIRQTKIGIAGVGFFLAIVFPVVLFFIALYARINFPDIEPQQALPMVVKQLNNPVIGGMIIGALLMAVMSSADSALNSSTAIFVKDLFEHQLGWKDKGDGKMLRLARICSAGLGGAAILVAILWSDIIGLLLFTYHVWAPAIILPVVVGVLSKNRSKRLSRDIFVTMLVATGATLAYRGLLFLNARLDWAPLGKAAYEFMDTFDPSVFGVAVSCLVFLGLNLFLRRKQIPAGQKQ
- a CDS encoding isoprenylcysteine carboxylmethyltransferase family protein, with the protein product MRVNQSPVTLGRCEAPKRRSRIAKFFITRRLGVSRLALVVLVPTILFTRHSFPGDSVTCYVMQVLGPALIIVGGLGRVWSILYISGKKSKKLTSAGPYSMMQHPLYSFSGILCLGVAIAFENVLLLVFMVPLFVLYYFAVISREEGKLSKELGAEYDRYRMATPRFLPAVWKYRRGAWKDGVMAIEERAVLRTIRESMLFLLLIPLAIVVNLMHGTGVLPAVVLF